A genomic segment from Aegilops tauschii subsp. strangulata cultivar AL8/78 chromosome 1, Aet v6.0, whole genome shotgun sequence encodes:
- the LOC123496885 gene encoding ADP,ATP carrier protein, mitochondrial-like, with product CTEFVASFVYLNLQVSIFCIWLQCLDWCFIFFLTWSLVFSLNDYCNAVVLPAVWGRASPNSQDGYSRRFLWHAGCGSIAGAMSLLLFYPLEVSRTKLANDLKIKGKWEFDGHLDVYRRILGPRPHVEDLYRGYFVSSYGAGIYRGLYFGLYGALKSIVLTGSTKDDFLASFALAWVTTNVSAFATYPIDTIRRRMMMNGFSFSEVLLDVGATPRLLYKGAGANILRSGVAGAFMLAGYDQVQASLTKGKV from the exons TGTACTGAATTTGTAGCCTCGTTCGTCTATTTGAATCTCCAAGTTTCAATATTTTGCATTTGGCTACAATGTCTTGATTGGTGCTTTATTTTCTTTCTGACATGGTCCCTGGTCTTCTCTCTGAATGACTACTGCAACGCCGTTGTTCTTCCGGCTGTTTGGGGCAGGGCCTCGCCTAACAGTCAGGATGGATACTCCAGACGGTTCCTTTGGCATGCTGGGTGTGGGAGCATTGCAGGAGCCATGTCGCTGCTGTTGTTTTATCCATTGGAGGTCTCAAGGACCAAGCTTGCCAATGATCTTAAGATCAAAGGCAAATGGGAATTTGATGGTCACCTGGATGTTTATCGTCGTATATTGGGACCCAGACCACACGTGGAGGATCTATACAGGGGGTATTTCGTCTCCTCGTATGGAGCAGGGATATACCGTGGCCTGTACTTTGGACTTTATGGCGCCCTCAAGTCTATTGTTCTCACTGGCAGTACCAAG GATGATTTCCTAGCCAGTTTTGCATTAGCGTGGGTGACTACCAACGTGTCGGCCTTTGCAACATACCCAATTGATACAATTAGGAGGAGAATGATGATGAATGGCTTTAGCTTCTCTGAAGTGTTGCTTGATGTGGGTGCCACCCCAAGGTTGCTGTACAAGGGAGCTGGTGCGAACATTCTTCGGTCAGGTGTCGCGGGAGCCTTTATGTTGGCTGGATATGATCAAGTGCAGGCATCTCTCACCAAGGGGAAGGTCTGA